Genomic DNA from Pyruvatibacter sp.:
CCAAGTGAAAACGGGCGAAAAAGCGTATCGATCGAGCTCATGTTAATCCATATTCATATAACGGGATAAAGGTCGCAGGTTGTTTAGCAGCAATTAGTGCCGTGGGCTATGATGCCCTTTGCGCCACGAACAAGAACAAGAGGCCAGCACCGTGCGTACCGAGAAACGTCCCGCATGGATCAAGCGCATTCACCGCCGCTATCAGCGTGCCTGGGTGCAGCATTTTCTGGAACCGCAATTTGAAAGTGTCGGCCCCTACCTCGATGCGGGCGACCCCAAATGCATTCAGCTCTTTGGACCCAACATTACAATCGGCCGCTGTGCCACGCTGCGCGCCACCGCTGCCTATCCCCTGACCTTCACCACCTGGGACAGCGGCGACCGCCAGGGCCGCATCGACATTGGCGATTATGTGCTCATCAGTCCCGGCACCCGCATCTTGTCATCGGATCACATAACCATAGGCACCAACACCATGATTGCCGGTGAAACCTATATTTCAGATTCAGACTGGCACGACGTCTATGACCGCACCGCGGAGTGTGATGCACACAGGCCGGTTGTAATCGGAGAAAACGTCTGGCTTGGATATGGCGTCAAGATTTGCAAGGGCGTCACCATCGGCGACAACTCGGTCATCGGCTCCGGCTCGGTGGTCGCCGGATCGATCCCCGCAAATGTCATCGCTGTAGGCAATCCTGCGCGCCCGGTCCGCGAACTGGACCCCGCTCGTCCCATAAAAACCAGGTCAGAGCTTTACGCCGACCCTGAAAAGCTGGCAGCCGAGATGGACAAGCTCGAACGCTTTGTGTTGCGTGGAAACTCGCTATGGGGCTGGCTGCGCGCCAAAATCTCGCCCGGCCCAAACGACTGAGGCACAAGACTACTGAGGCACAAGACTACTGGGCGGTTGCTGCCGGAGCCGTAGCAACAGGCTTGCGTGAGGCCAGACGGTCAAACGCTGCCGTAAATCCCGACAGCGACACCGGCGCATCCAGACGCTGACCCCGATAGCCGTATGAAATTGTCATCGTGTTGCCATTCTTGAGCGACGACACAAGCGCGTCATTCAGCGGGGCTGTGGCACGGCAGCCCGGGCGTGTGCAGTTCGTGTAGGGCGCAGCCATCTGCTGCCCTTCGTCAATGCGCATACCAAGACCAAGAGGCAATTCCACACCCAGCGGCGTCATGGAGACCATCAGCAGGTCCGCCGTGCGCGGATGATAGGCGATGGTGACGTGCAGCAACACTTCCTTGGTGTCCGCGTTTGAGAGTACCTGCTGAATGGTGCAAAACTCGGTGCCCTCTGCGGGGGTGCATTCAAAGACCCAGGCGCCGTGCTGTTCAACAATGGTTGGTTCAAGGGGCGCTTCCTGCCCGGCATCCTGAGCGGTTGCAGCAACGGTGCCAAGTGCGATCGCGGCAAGAGCAAGCCCGGCTATGCGGGAGAAGGCTTTGCGGGTCACTGCACGAAAAATGCCGGTCATAGATCTGTCCTCAGTTTCTGGGGGGGGTGCCGGGCACTCCGACCATTGTTGCACCGCCCGTATGGTGGCCACACCGCTAGCGGCGTGGCTTGCGTCTGTCAAATCCCGTTTGCGGATGCAGCGTTTGCGTACAGCCCTAATTCAGCCCCGATGCCGTGGTTCTAGTGCGGTGGTTCTAGTGCCGTGGTTCTAGTGCCGTGGTTCTAGTGACATTGTCAGGTGTGTCATACAGTGAAGCAACGTCGCGACGCGCGACTCGACCAGATTTGCGAGGCTGATAGTAAACATGGGCGCTTTTGTGATGGTGCGGACTAAACACTTTGTAATGCTCGCGCTGGCGTTAACGCTTTCGGTGTCGCTGTCATTTGTACGCCCTGCCCAGGCTGAACCGGCACACGGCATTTCCATGCACGGCTCGCCCAAATATCCCGCCGACTTCACCCGGTTTGATTATGTTAATGACCGCGCGCCCAAAGGCGGCATCATCAAGCTGGCAGCGATTGGCGGGTTCGACAGCCTCAACCCGATGATTGTGCGCGGCACACCTGCTGCCGGCATTCGCTGGCATGTGTTTGAAAGCCTGATGGGTCGTTCCTATGACGAGCCGTTCTCGCTCTATGGCCTGATTGCGCAAACCATCGAAGTGCCCGACGACCGAAGTTGGGTTGAGTTCACCCTGCGTCCGGAAGCACGGTTTTCGGACGGCAATGTCATCAATGTGGATGACGTGATGTTCACAATCGAGACCCTGCGCGATCAAGGCCGCCCCAATCATGCATTTTACTACGGCAAAGTGGCGTCCATGGAGCAGACAGGTGAGCGCTCCGTTCGGCTGACCTTCACCGAGGACGGCGACCGTGAAATGCCGCTCATCATGGGGCTGATGCCGATCCTGCCCAAGCACATATATGAAGGTCAGGATTTCACCCGCACGGGCTTGACGCCGATGATCGGCTCCGGCCCCTACACAATCGGCAATGTTGACCCCGGCGCGAGCATCACCTTTGTGCGCAACCCCAACTACTGGGGCAAGGATGTTCCTGTCACGCGCGGCCACGATAATTTCGATACGATCCGCTACGACTATTTCCGCGATGCCAATGCCTCGTTTGAGGCGTTCAAGGCGGGCGACTACACGCTGCGCATCGAAGATGATCCCACCCGGTGGGCCACCGGTTATGACGTGCCGCCTGTAAGGGACGGTCGTATTGTCCGTGAGCGGATCAAAATGGGCACGCCGTCAGGTATGCGTGCATTGGTCTTCAATACCCGGCGCGATGTGTTTGCAGATGTGAAAACCCGTGAGGCGCTGGCAATGTTGTTTGACTTTGAGTGGGTCAACAAGAACCTGTTTCATGGCCTCTATACACGTACGCAAAGTTTCTATGACAACTCGGAGCTGTCCTCTGCAGGCCGTCCGGCAAGTGACGCTGAACGTGCCTTGCTTGCCCCGTTTCCTGACGCCGTGACGCCCGCCATCATGGAAAAGGGCTATGTCGCCCCGCGCACTGACGGTTCAGGCCGCAACCGCGCCCAGATGCGCGACGCCATGGCGCTGCTCGCTGAAGCGGGCTACGAGGTGCGCGATGCCAAACTGGTGAACGCGCAAACCGGCGAGCCATTTACGTTTGAACTGTTGGTGGCCAGCCCTGAAGACGAGCGCCTCGCCCTTACATTCGCACGCAATCTGGAGCGTGTTGGCATTACCGCTGCTATTCGCAATGTGGATTCAAGCCAGTTTCAGCAGCGCCGCCAGACCTATGATTTCGACATGATTTTCAACTTCTGGTCAGCGTCCCTCAGCCCCGGGAATGAACAATCATTCTACTGGGGTGGAGACAGCGCCGACACGGACGGCACGCGCAACTACATGGGTGTGAAGTCGGAGGCCGTGGACGCGATGATCGCCGCCATGCTGGAAGCCCGCGCGCGGGAGGATTTTGTTGCCGCCGTGCGGGCCCTCGACCGGGTGCTGCTGTCCGGCCATTACGTCATCCCGCTATATCACGCGCCTGACCAGTGGGTGGCGCGCTGGCAGGACCTGGAACACCCCCAGATACAGCCCAACTTCGTCCGCTTTGATACATGGTGGGCGGCGGGCCTCAACTAGGCACGCGCAGGCATAATGCCCCGGATATACTGCGGGGCCACATACATTGTTTGAACCGCGGAGATTACTCCGCGGCTGCCTGAGCCAACCGGGCCTGTTTCATGGCTTGGGTTTTCGCCGTCCATTTTTCAATGGCCGCGCGCGCCTGAGCGCCTTCTTCGGCCATGTACTCGTCATGGCAGGCGTCACGCACGGTAATTTCCAGCGCCAGACCATTGGGGTCGAAGAAATAAATCGAATGGCAGAAGGTGTGGTCGATGGGTCCAAACACCGGCACTTTGGCTTCTTCCAGCCGTGTCTTGAACTGTGCCTGCTCGTCCATTGAGGCCACTTCAAAGGCAAAGTGATAGTCCTCGATACCGTCCTTCATGGTGAAGAGATCTTCCTTCACGGAGTTGGGCTCATCGAAGAACGCCAGAAAATTGCCGTCACCCATTTTGAAAAACAGGTGCATGTAGGGCCGGTCGTTGCCCGCAGGGTCTTTGTCAAACGCCAGCGCGGCACCGTCTTCCAGCCCCAGAATATCCACGTAAAATTTCCGCGTTTCCCCGGCGTCCCGGCAGCGAAAGGCTGAGTGGTGAATGCCTGCAATCATCGGTGCAGCGGTCTTGATGTCACCGACGTGATCAACGGTTCCAAGCAGCTCTTTCATGGTGTCTCTCCCAGTAAACGAGGCTGCATGTTAGCGCGTTGGTCCGGTTGTGAAAATCCCACCTGCGCAATTAGCGGCCAAAGCTCTCGTCGCCCCACATGCGGTTGTTGATTTCCTCGCGCCTTTCGGCCTCGCGTTTACGTGCATCGAGCTCACGCTGGCGCATGGGCATGGTGTCAATGAGGTCGATCATGTTCTGAATATCGCCGGGGGTTGTGCCGTAATCCTTAACATCCCCGTCCCTGCCGATCAGAACGATTGAAACCCGACCATCAGCCCGCTGGTAGGTTTGGCGCAACGCGACAGCATCAAATTGTATGTCCAGTCTCTTATCCACTGCCGGATCCCAGGCATATGCGGTATCTCCGGCAACTGTCACAACCACCATATCCCGATCTGCCATCTCATCACGAGATTGGCGCAGCACGATCTGTATATCTTTCAAAGCCGCATCGTCTGCCCAAGGTGCGACAATGACGAGAGGCCTGTATGTCCACTTCAGTTCTGCCATCTGGGCAAGAGCCGGGAGACCGATGAGCAGGGAGACGAAACACGAAAAAAGTGCTTGTAGATATGAGATTTTTTTCATGGGTAGTTAGATAGGTGGCTCAAAGTTATTGCCAAGCTGACGGTGCGCCCCGATGGTTGTGGCATGGAAAATCAGGGCCGTGCTTTGAACATCACACTGTTGCAATCACCTTTTGCGCCGAAGCATCTTGCCGGGTTTACCCGTCTGAGTGGTGATGTGTTTGGGGCTGATGCGTCCGAAGAGTGGCTTGCCAGTCTGGCATGGCGTCTTGAGAGCATGCCGGATGTTACGGTCTTTATTGCCGAAAGAGATGGCGCGCCCGTTGGTTTCAAGGCCGGATACGCTACCGCGCTCAGGCGGTATTACAGTTGGCTGGGTGGCGTGGTTCCCTCTGCCCGACGCCAAGGTATTGCCCGCGCGTTGATGCGGGAGCAGCATCGCTGGATCACCGCATCGCGTTTCAACCATGTGGAGTGCCATGTGGAACAGAAAAACAGGGCTATGATCGAAGCAAATCTAAAGGCAGGATTTGTCGTTGCCGGGTTCTTTCTCAAGGACAACAAGCCTTACGCGATCATGCAAAAGGAAATGCCGGCAGACCCGGCAGACTATGCCGGTTCGCGTGAAAAAATCGCTTCGAGGCTGGTCATGTTCATGCCGTGCTTCACGTAGTTGTAAGGCGTCACGTTCACGGCCTTGATGATCTTGCGCACCACCTCGGTGCCCTCGCCCGTCTCGCGCGGGACAAGGTCCATGTCAATGATGTTGATGCACGCAGGGTCTTGCTCAAACGCCTGAATGGCCTTGAGGCCGTTGCCGGTACACCAGCCAAGCAACAGCCGGTTAATGCCTTCATGCGCCACCACCAGCGCCGTGTGCCAGTTGGGTGAGTTGAGCAGTGCCGTCAGCCCTTCCACCGAGCGGTCAAGCGCATCGCCAAATGCCTCGCCGGCAGGCCCCATCTTGGCACCAGGTTCCGCTGCCTGATCAAACGTGAATGTCATCACCGATGCGATGTCATCCTGCTCCATCACCGGACCGAATCCGCCGCCATGAATTTCCACCAGCCGCCGGTCGTATTCCAGTGCAGGTGCGGGTGTGTCGAGTTCAGCCAGCACGTGCTGTGCTGTTTGCTCCGTACGCGGATAGCCTGAGCATATGGCGCGAT
This window encodes:
- a CDS encoding VOC family protein, with product MKELLGTVDHVGDIKTAAPMIAGIHHSAFRCRDAGETRKFYVDILGLEDGAALAFDKDPAGNDRPYMHLFFKMGDGNFLAFFDEPNSVKEDLFTMKDGIEDYHFAFEVASMDEQAQFKTRLEEAKVPVFGPIDHTFCHSIYFFDPNGLALEITVRDACHDEYMAEEGAQARAAIEKWTAKTQAMKQARLAQAAAE
- a CDS encoding GNAT family N-acetyltransferase, which translates into the protein MENQGRALNITLLQSPFAPKHLAGFTRLSGDVFGADASEEWLASLAWRLESMPDVTVFIAERDGAPVGFKAGYATALRRYYSWLGGVVPSARRQGIARALMREQHRWITASRFNHVECHVEQKNRAMIEANLKAGFVVAGFFLKDNKPYAIMQKEMPADPADYAGSREKIASRLVMFMPCFT
- a CDS encoding DUF4174 domain-containing protein, yielding MKKISYLQALFSCFVSLLIGLPALAQMAELKWTYRPLVIVAPWADDAALKDIQIVLRQSRDEMADRDMVVVTVAGDTAYAWDPAVDKRLDIQFDAVALRQTYQRADGRVSIVLIGRDGDVKDYGTTPGDIQNMIDLIDTMPMRQRELDARKREAERREEINNRMWGDESFGR
- a CDS encoding acyltransferase, which gives rise to MRTEKRPAWIKRIHRRYQRAWVQHFLEPQFESVGPYLDAGDPKCIQLFGPNITIGRCATLRATAAYPLTFTTWDSGDRQGRIDIGDYVLISPGTRILSSDHITIGTNTMIAGETYISDSDWHDVYDRTAECDAHRPVVIGENVWLGYGVKICKGVTIGDNSVIGSGSVVAGSIPANVIAVGNPARPVRELDPARPIKTRSELYADPEKLAAEMDKLERFVLRGNSLWGWLRAKISPGPND
- a CDS encoding extracellular solute-binding protein codes for the protein MGAFVMVRTKHFVMLALALTLSVSLSFVRPAQAEPAHGISMHGSPKYPADFTRFDYVNDRAPKGGIIKLAAIGGFDSLNPMIVRGTPAAGIRWHVFESLMGRSYDEPFSLYGLIAQTIEVPDDRSWVEFTLRPEARFSDGNVINVDDVMFTIETLRDQGRPNHAFYYGKVASMEQTGERSVRLTFTEDGDREMPLIMGLMPILPKHIYEGQDFTRTGLTPMIGSGPYTIGNVDPGASITFVRNPNYWGKDVPVTRGHDNFDTIRYDYFRDANASFEAFKAGDYTLRIEDDPTRWATGYDVPPVRDGRIVRERIKMGTPSGMRALVFNTRRDVFADVKTREALAMLFDFEWVNKNLFHGLYTRTQSFYDNSELSSAGRPASDAERALLAPFPDAVTPAIMEKGYVAPRTDGSGRNRAQMRDAMALLAEAGYEVRDAKLVNAQTGEPFTFELLVASPEDERLALTFARNLERVGITAAIRNVDSSQFQQRRQTYDFDMIFNFWSASLSPGNEQSFYWGGDSADTDGTRNYMGVKSEAVDAMIAAMLEARAREDFVAAVRALDRVLLSGHYVIPLYHAPDQWVARWQDLEHPQIQPNFVRFDTWWAAGLN
- a CDS encoding histidine phosphatase family protein, producing the protein MSALPGTTGRRRIYLMRHGHVNYFSRQVRETGDTSLVPLTELGQAQAKAAGKALAHVTFDRAICSGYPRTEQTAQHVLAELDTPAPALEYDRRLVEIHGGGFGPVMEQDDIASVMTFTFDQAAEPGAKMGPAGEAFGDALDRSVEGLTALLNSPNWHTALVVAHEGINRLLLGWCTGNGLKAIQAFEQDPACINIIDMDLVPRETGEGTEVVRKIIKAVNVTPYNYVKHGMNMTSLEAIFSREPA
- a CDS encoding invasion associated locus B family protein yields the protein MTGIFRAVTRKAFSRIAGLALAAIALGTVAATAQDAGQEAPLEPTIVEQHGAWVFECTPAEGTEFCTIQQVLSNADTKEVLLHVTIAYHPRTADLLMVSMTPLGVELPLGLGMRIDEGQQMAAPYTNCTRPGCRATAPLNDALVSSLKNGNTMTISYGYRGQRLDAPVSLSGFTAAFDRLASRKPVATAPAATAQ